The following proteins come from a genomic window of Micromonas commoda chromosome 2, complete sequence:
- a CDS encoding hypothetical protein (putative protein kinase), with amino-acid sequence MTEEQRKALARSEPPKEYSPQRAAAKYGKRPGEVAVRVAQIGTSLGGFILDVLIDNQRGEFEKNAPKRADQLRRKLTELGPAFVKVGQALSTRPDLLPAQYLDELTSLQDALPTFSDADAFETVERELGRPLDAMFATITPSPIAAASLGQVYRATLIGSGKEVALKVQRPNIPKGLELDFHLIRVGAAFADRFVDSLNTSIVDLVDEFAARVFQELNYVQEGLNAERFARLYGDRPDVVVPGIEWEYTSPRVITMDWVQGTKLSEQDSLRAQGLDVLQLVDTGIQCSLRQLLEFGYFHADPHPGNLLATPEGKLAFLDFGMMSETPETARYAIINHVVHLVNRDYQAMAQDYYALEFLDESVDVAPIVPALADFFDDVLEASVDQLNFKTITDGLGGVLYQYPFNVPGYYALILRSLTVLEGLALTTDPKFKVLGKAYPYMARRLLTDPRPQLRDAFAELLFKDGQFRWNRLENLLREGAKSDDYDAKAVIPPLVELIVGEDKPGEVNTLRPLVVAEAVKVVEALLLGQTVETARSEQLAPLVALLPEQLKRLPPMRVGSDTEEEELMALRAQVLRVSEMLSSSKGFDPSAMEPLAQALQQPAARSFIEAVITGVGTRVTARLIKELLGDSSSASNGGGGKGAAPNPTAAAAR; translated from the coding sequence ATGACCGAGGAGCAGAGAAAGGCGCTGGCACGCTCGGAGCCCCCCAAGGAGTACTCaccgcagcgcgcggcggccaagtaCGGCAAGCGACCGGGCGAggtcgccgtgcgcgtcgcgcagaTCGGAACATCCCTCGGCGGGTTCATCCTGGACGTCCTCATCGACAACCAGCGCGGAGAGTTCGAGAAGAACGCGCCCAAACGCGCCGATCAGCTCAGACGCAAGCTCACCGAGCTCGGGCCCGCGTTCGTCAAGGTTGGCCAGGCGCTCAGCACGCGCCCGGACCTGCTTCCGGCTCAgtacctcgacgagctcacgtCCCTGCAGGACGCTCTGCCCACGTTCTCGGACGCGGATGCCTTCGAGACGGTGGAGCGAGAGCTCGGCCGGCCGCTGGATGCGATGTTCGCGACCATCACGCCGAgccccatcgcggcggcttcgctgGGTCAGGTGTACCGCGCGACGCTCATCGGCAGCGGGAAGGAGGTGGCGCTCAAGGTGCAGCGGCCGAACATCCCGAAGGGTTTGGAGCTGGATTTTCACCTCAtccgcgtgggcgccgcgtttGCCGATCGCTTCGTGGATTCGCTGAACACGTCAATCGTCGACTTGGTGGATgagttcgcggcgcgggtgttCCAGGAGTTGAACTACGTCCAGGAGGGTCTCAACGCCGAGCGGTTCGCTCGTCTGTACGGGGACAGGCCGGACGTCGTGGTTCCGGGGATCGAGTGGGAGTACACGTCCCCGCGGGTCATCACCATGGACTGGGTGCAGGGAACGAAGCTCAGCGAGCAGGATTCCCTCAGGGCGCAGGGGCTGGACGTGCTGCAGCTGGTGGACACCGGCATCCAGTGCTCGCTGCGTCAGCTGCTGGAGTTTGGGTACTTTCACGCGGATCCCCACCCGGGTAACCTGCTGGCCACCCCCGAGGGAAAGCTCGCGTTCCTGGACTTTGGAATGATGAGCGAAActccggagacggcgcggtaCGCCATCATCAACCACGTGGTGCACCTCGTGAACAGGGACTACCAGGCCATGGCGCAGGATTACTACGCCCTGGAGTTCCTCGACGagtccgtcgacgtcgcaccGATCGTCCCGGCTCTGGCGGACTTtttcgacgacgtcctggAGGCGAGCGTGGACCAGCTCAACTTCAAGACCATCACGGatgggctcggcggcgtcctctaCCAGTACCCGTTCAACGTCCCGGGTTACTACGCCCTGATCCTCCGTTCGTTGACCGTGCTCGAGGGTCTCGCGCTGACCACGGACCCGAAGTTCAAGGTGCTGGGCAAGGCTTATCCGTACATGGCGCGCAGGCTGCTGACGGATCCCAGGCCCCAGCTGCGAGACGCGTTTGCGGAGCTGCTTTTTAAGGATGGCCAATTCCGATGGAACCGGCTGGAGAACTTGCTGCGGGAGGGCGCCAAGAGCGACGATtacgacgccaaggcggtgATCCCGCCGCTCGTGGAGCTCATCGTCGGGGAGGACAAGCCCGGGGAGGTGAACACGCTCCGGCCGCTGgtggtggcggaggcggtgaagGTTGTGGAGGCGCTCCTGCTGGGGCAGACTGTCGAGACGGCGCGAagcgagcagctcgcgccgctcgtggcGCTCCTGCCCGAGCAGCTCAAGCGTCTGCCGCCCATGCGCGTGGGCAGcgacaccgaggaggaggagctcatgGCGCTCAGGGCGCAGGTGCTGAGGGTATCGGAGATGCTATCGTCGTCCAAGGGCTTTGACCCGTCCGCGATGGAGccgctcgcgcaggcgctgcagcagcccgcggcgaggagttTCATCGAGGCGGTCATCACCGGAGTGGGcacgcgcgtcaccgccagGCTCATCAAGGAGCTGCTGGGTgactcgtcgagcgcgagcaacggcggcggcgggaaagGGGCGGCGCCTaacccgacggcggcggcggcgaggtaa
- a CDS encoding predicted protein, translated as MASNAMASKRARIDEDRTPVSGEIDYRVVFSAAQVPAGRAGFGIGEEDVAIEFGGSFNRVAHPSDGEIDLAWQAKLRESPKMWDALKFRLASLEVRKTADEPAVTIRVGVTSYKDYVGTNADGVPAARLAALRADGRSNHDDAHAHESRALGVETVLETSDGKFVLLRRSEGVATFRGVFNGPSGHPEPADVGVKNDLTNLDGIEPATVRREMFDAVVKECVEETGIPAAALSRPRLIGAMTDSFGKPDLLFHTRTSLTAEQVGTCLTNASEAWESSAADVVDATPPEDVESRAGADVGKGPAGEEEQFRCLRPGEPAPFAHGASILRNPPTRNDRASGASAMTRAFWARDPRFISPVTRAAVDCLYMLESLREKSGTAGGAREERVMDNALDAAMDHELFDVARAIERRMLMSAGFA; from the coding sequence ATGGCCAGCAACGCCATGGCCAGCAAGAGGGCACGAATCGATGAGGACAGGACCCCGGTGAGCGGTGAGATCGACTATCGCGTCGTtttctccgccgcgcaggtccccgccggccgcgcgggcttcggcatcggcgaggaggacgtcgcgatcGAGTTCGGCGGCTCGTTCAatcgcgtcgcgcatcccagcgacggcgagatAGACCTCGCGTGGCAGGCGAAGCTCCGCGAGAGCCCAAAGATGTGGGACGCCCTCAAGTTtcgcctcgcgtccctcgaggTGCGCAAGACCGCGGACGAACCCGCGGTGACGATCAGGGTGGGCGTGACGAGCTACAAGGATTACGTCGGCAccaacgccgacggcgtgcccgccgcgcgcctcgccgcgctcagaGCCGACGGGCGATCCAACCACGACGATGCGCACGCGCACGAgagccgcgcgctcggcgtggagaCCGTGCTCGAAACCTCCGACGGCAagttcgtcctcctccgaaGAAGCGAAGGGGTCGCGACGTTCCGCGGCGTCTTCAACGGACCCAGCGGCCaccccgagcccgcggacgTTGGGGTGAAAAACGACCTCACCAACCTGGACgggatcgaacccgcgaccgTGCGACGGGAGATGTTCGACGCCGTGGTGAAGGAGTGCGTCGAGGAGACGGGGatacccgcggcggcgctgtcgaggccgaggttgatcggcgcgatgacggacTCGTTCGGCAAGCCGGACCTGCTGTTCcacacgcgcacgtcgctcaccgcggagcaGGTGGGGACGTGTCtgacgaacgcgagcgaggcgtgGGAGTcaagcgcggcggacgtcgtggacgcgaccccgcccgaggacgtcgagtccagggcgggcgcggatgtCGGCAAGGGaccggcgggcgaggaggaacaGTTTCGCTgcctccgccccggcgaacccgcgcctTTCGCGCACGGCGCCAGCATCCTGCGGAACCCACCGACGAGGAACGATCgagcgtcgggcgcgagcgcgatgacgcgGGCGTTCTGGGCGAGGGATCCGCGGTTCATCTCCCCGGTGACGCGAGCTGCGGTGGATTGCTTGTACATGCTCGAGTCGCTGCGAGAAAAAAgtggcacagctggcggagCGCGGGAAGAGCGCGTGATGGAtaacgcgctcgacgcggcgatggaccaCGAGCTCTTCGACGTGGCGAGGGCGATAGAGAGGCGGATGCTGATGAGCGCGGGATTCGCGTGA
- a CDS encoding predicted protein, with amino-acid sequence MSDESTGLHEASHYKFTRRVITPTFPVEGDYLKIETEEAIFGILFAYMGWWLFRQLRGVFAWYRETRELRRAHGSDPVGVTVDEDDESGSDADEDYEFVQKGGRKED; translated from the coding sequence ATGAGCGACGAGTCGACCGGACTCCATGAGGCGTCGCACTACAAGTTCACGCGACGTGTCATCACGCCTACGTTCCCAGTCGAGGGAGATTACCTGAAGATCGAAACGGAGGAAGCCATCTTCGGGATCCTCTTTGCTTACATGGGCTGGTGGTTGTTCCGCCAGCTTCGGGGCGTGTTCGCGTGGTACAGGGAGACCAGAGAACTGAGACGGGCGCACGGATCCGACCCGGTGGGCGTGACCgtcgatgaggacgacgagtccgGGAGCGATGCGGACGAAGACTACGAGTTTGTCCAAAAGGGCGGAAGGAAAGAGGACTGA